The genomic interval ATGAAAATTCCGGTTATTATTTAGATGAAGTGGAAAAATTAAAATGGTGGAGCACCAAGCGTTGGTTTAAATCTTAATTTAATCAGATGACTAGCACCAGAAGTAAAGAAAGACAGCAATGGTATCCAGTTTATACCCACTCAAGGGCAGAAAAGAAAGCATACCGGGAATTACTGAACAAAGATATTGAAGCCTATCTGCCTTTGCACCGTCAGATGAAACAATGGAGTGACAGGAAAAAATGGGTAGAAGAGCCATTGATCAAATCTTATCTTTTTGTCCACATAAATCAGCATCAGCAAACTGAGGTATTGATGACCAATGGGATTGCACGTTTCCTCTATTTTTCAGGCAAAATTACATCAATGCCTGACAGACAAATAGAGGAACTCAAATTAGTACTGGCCAGTGCTTATGAATTGGAAATTACAGAAGACGAACTACAACCGGGAGAAAAAATTATTATTAAAGCGGGCTCCCTGAAAGGGATGCGTGGAGAAATTATTAAATACCATTCTCAAAAGCAGTTGCTTCTGAGATTAGGCGATATCAAATACAATATCATTGTGCATGTCCCAGCATCATTGATAGAAAGGTTACAATAAGCACCGATTCTCAGGTGTTATTAAGGTGTTGAATTATAAATAGTTACAAAAATAAATGTGACTAAAGGAGCGAAGCTGTGCATGATTATGAGTAATAAAAGATAGCTACCCCATGTCCAAAAAAATACTTTTTTTAACCCTGGAGACTTTTGGTGGAACTGGCGGAATTCAGAAAATGAACCGAACATTGTCCTATACATTGTACCAGTTAGGCAAAAAGAACCATTGGGATGTCAACATGTATGCTTCACATGATCAACAGGCAGATCTCCTGCCCCAATATCTTCCTGTAGCTAATTTTAAAGCTTTTAAAAAAAACAAGTTAAGCTATATATGGCATAGTTTAAAAGCCGGAATGAACAGCGATTTAATCATTTTAAGCCATGTTCATCTTTCATCCATAGGTTGCCTGATCCGACTGCTGAATCCTACCTGTAAAATATGGCTTATCGCTCACGGTGTAGAAGTATGGCACCCCTTAAAATTTTGGAAAAAAGCAATCTGGGGCATAGCGGATCAAATTATATGTGTAAGCAGTTTTACCAAAAGAAAAATAGTGGAGCTGCATCCCGTTGACCCTGATCGATGTGTGGTATTAAACAATGCATTGGATCCTTTTACAAAGTTGCCTGATTTATTTGTTAAGCCTGCACATTTATTAAAAAATTACGGCCTGCTGGCACATGATAAAGTTATACTGAGCCTGTCACGCATTACCTCAACAGAGAAATTTAAAGGATACGAGCAAACTATAAAAGCATTGGACAGGATTAAGCAAAGCTTTCCAAATGTGAAGTATATTCTTGCAGGCCCTTATGATGAAAATGAAAAAACACGAATCTTGCAATTAATAAAGGACGAGCAGCTGGAAAGCAATTTTATATTAACAGGTTACCTTGAAGAAACAGCACTGGCCGACTACTTTTTAAT from Pedobacter sp. WC2423 carries:
- a CDS encoding UpxY family transcription antiterminator, whose amino-acid sequence is MTSTRSKERQQWYPVYTHSRAEKKAYRELLNKDIEAYLPLHRQMKQWSDRKKWVEEPLIKSYLFVHINQHQQTEVLMTNGIARFLYFSGKITSMPDRQIEELKLVLASAYELEITEDELQPGEKIIIKAGSLKGMRGEIIKYHSQKQLLLRLGDIKYNIIVHVPASLIERLQ
- a CDS encoding glycosyltransferase family 4 protein: MSKKILFLTLETFGGTGGIQKMNRTLSYTLYQLGKKNHWDVNMYASHDQQADLLPQYLPVANFKAFKKNKLSYIWHSLKAGMNSDLIILSHVHLSSIGCLIRLLNPTCKIWLIAHGVEVWHPLKFWKKAIWGIADQIICVSSFTKRKIVELHPVDPDRCVVLNNALDPFTKLPDLFVKPAHLLKNYGLLAHDKVILSLSRITSTEKFKGYEQTIKALDRIKQSFPNVKYILAGPYDENEKTRILQLIKDEQLESNFILTGYLEETALADYFLMADLFVMPSKKEGFGIVFIEAMAFGLPVICGNADGSIDAIRNKEMGTAIDPDDSALLEQTILQKLVHPLTIDERKSIQQQCLKHFNAQDYSSTLEKLINGATA